A section of the bacterium genome encodes:
- a CDS encoding V-type ATP synthase subunit F, which translates to MNKSSVRNLEVAVIGDQELVSVLRLAGVRKTHVIPGERNAAEEVRSTLREYVSDHEVGVVVLLEEFAAIAGDVVAQMRQSKSVLPVVVEVPSKQGTKRTDVVSYYKRFCREFLGFDIEI; encoded by the coding sequence ATGAACAAGTCCTCTGTCAGGAATCTGGAGGTCGCCGTCATAGGCGACCAGGAGTTGGTGAGTGTGCTGCGGCTGGCGGGCGTCCGAAAGACTCACGTCATACCCGGCGAGCGCAACGCAGCCGAGGAAGTACGAAGCACACTGCGGGAGTATGTCTCCGACCACGAGGTAGGCGTCGTTGTACTTCTCGAGGAATTCGCAGCCATTGCAGGCGACGTGGTTGCACAGATGAGGCAGAGCAAGAGCGTTCTGCCGGTCGTAGTCGAAGTGCCGTCAAAGCAGGGGACGAAGCGCACCGACGTCGTCAGCTATTACAAGCGGTTCTGTCGCGAATTCCTGGGCTTCGATATCGAAATCTAG